From Cellulomonas oligotrophica, a single genomic window includes:
- a CDS encoding methyl-accepting chemotaxis protein has translation MSLSSPPARGRTRRFRVADVSVNVKILTAVGVAAVVALVVGLLGLSGLADSSASTRAMYDTSLAAVRTAEELDGAMTKLRLAVANQALSQDQAGIDKAAADAEGFEQEIRESADFYLSLGPEDEEVALLEDFLTGLDGYVQVRDDVLFPAGAAKAYDDWIEARDTQAAPFIDAMAAATAQIVENETEDASTAVAASDAAYAGDRSTFIIVLVVGLVAAIALAWFVARGIVSSVAAVRRVCDALERNDLTATSGLDSRDELGQMGTALDAAVVNLRGVIATIEASSGSVAGASEQLSANTQQIAAGAEETAAQAGVVSAAAEQVSRSVQTVAAASEQMGASIREIAQNAGEAARVAQEGVEAAETSTTTIQRLGDSSREISNVVKLITSIAEQTNLLALNATIEAARAGEAGKGFAVVAGEVKELAQETARATDDISRRVEAIQADTDGAVEAISGISGIIASISGYQQTIASAVEEQTATTQEISRSATEAASGSGEIAQNISGVAQAAGTTTTNVSQSQQGVNELASMAAELATVVSRFRV, from the coding sequence ATGAGCCTCTCCTCACCACCGGCACGCGGCCGAACCCGCAGGTTCCGCGTCGCCGACGTCAGCGTCAACGTCAAGATCCTCACGGCCGTCGGCGTCGCGGCCGTCGTCGCCCTCGTCGTGGGCCTCCTGGGCCTGAGCGGCCTCGCGGACTCCTCGGCCAGCACGCGGGCCATGTACGACACGAGCCTGGCCGCCGTGCGCACCGCCGAGGAGTTGGACGGCGCCATGACCAAGCTGCGCCTCGCCGTCGCCAACCAGGCGCTCTCGCAGGACCAGGCCGGCATCGACAAGGCCGCTGCGGACGCCGAGGGGTTCGAGCAGGAGATCCGCGAGTCCGCCGACTTCTACCTCTCGCTCGGTCCGGAGGACGAGGAGGTCGCGCTGCTCGAGGACTTCCTCACCGGCCTCGACGGGTACGTCCAGGTCCGCGACGACGTCCTCTTCCCGGCGGGCGCGGCCAAGGCCTACGACGACTGGATCGAGGCCCGCGACACCCAGGCAGCGCCGTTCATCGACGCGATGGCTGCCGCGACGGCGCAGATCGTCGAGAACGAGACCGAGGACGCGTCCACGGCCGTGGCGGCGTCCGACGCGGCGTACGCCGGCGACCGCTCCACGTTCATCATCGTCCTCGTCGTCGGCCTCGTCGCGGCCATCGCGCTGGCGTGGTTCGTGGCCCGCGGGATCGTCAGCAGCGTCGCCGCCGTGCGGCGTGTGTGCGACGCTCTCGAGCGCAACGACCTCACCGCCACCTCCGGCCTGGACTCCCGCGACGAGCTCGGGCAGATGGGCACCGCCCTCGACGCGGCCGTGGTCAACCTGCGCGGGGTCATCGCGACCATCGAGGCGTCCTCCGGCTCGGTCGCCGGCGCCTCGGAGCAGCTCTCCGCGAACACCCAGCAGATCGCCGCCGGCGCCGAGGAGACCGCCGCGCAGGCGGGCGTCGTGTCCGCGGCCGCCGAGCAGGTCTCGCGGAGCGTGCAGACCGTCGCCGCCGCCAGCGAGCAGATGGGCGCCTCCATCCGCGAGATCGCGCAGAACGCCGGTGAGGCCGCCCGGGTGGCGCAGGAGGGCGTCGAGGCCGCCGAGACCAGCACCACCACGATCCAGCGCCTGGGCGACTCCAGCCGCGAGATCAGCAACGTCGTCAAGCTCATCACCTCGATCGCCGAGCAGACCAACCTCCTCGCGCTCAACGCCACCATCGAGGCCGCCCGCGCCGGCGAGGCCGGCAAGGGCTTCGCCGTCGTGGCCGGCGAGGTCAAGGAGCTCGCGCAGGAGACGGCGCGCGCCACCGACGACATCTCCCGCCGCGTCGAGGCCATCCAGGCCGACACCGACGGCGCCGTCGAGGCCATCTCCGGCATCTCCGGCATCATCGCCTCCATCAGCGGCTACCAGCAGACCATCGCCTCCGCCGTCGAGGAGCAGACCGCCACCACCCAGGAGATCTCCCGCTCGGCCACCGAGGCCGCCTCGGGCTCCGGCGAGATCGCCCAGAACATCTCGGGCGTCGCGCAGGCGGCCGGCACGACGACAACCAACGTGTCCCAGTCCCAGCAGGGCGTCAACGAGCTGGCCTCGATGGCCGCCGAGCTCGCCACCGTCGTCAGCCGCTTCCGCGTCTGA
- a CDS encoding SDR family NAD(P)-dependent oxidoreductase: MDLGITGRTALVTGGDSGIGWHTARLLLDEGVRVVLTDQDPQALAEAADRLGAGPDALTARAADLTRPADVDALVAHARATLGDPTVLVHAAGVTGAQGLFHEIDDDGWQQTLEIDLLAAVRVVRAFLPAMRTAGWGRVVLLASEDAVQPYPDELPYCAAKAGILALSKGLSATYSGEGVLTNAVSPAFVETPMTDAMMEKRAAERGTDLDEAVRSFLAEERPHMELGRRGRPEEVAAVIGFLCSERASFVTGSNYRVDAGSVATI, translated from the coding sequence ATGGACCTGGGGATCACCGGCCGCACCGCGCTCGTCACCGGAGGGGACTCCGGGATCGGCTGGCACACCGCGCGGCTCCTGCTCGACGAGGGGGTGCGCGTCGTGCTCACCGACCAGGACCCGCAGGCCCTGGCCGAGGCCGCCGACCGGCTGGGTGCCGGCCCGGACGCGCTGACGGCCCGCGCGGCGGACCTCACGCGGCCCGCGGACGTCGACGCGCTCGTCGCGCACGCCCGCGCCACGCTCGGCGACCCCACCGTGCTCGTGCACGCCGCGGGCGTCACGGGGGCGCAGGGGCTGTTCCACGAGATCGACGACGACGGCTGGCAGCAGACCCTCGAGATCGACCTGCTCGCGGCCGTGCGCGTGGTCCGCGCGTTCCTGCCAGCCATGCGCACCGCGGGCTGGGGGCGCGTGGTGCTGCTGGCGTCCGAGGACGCGGTCCAGCCGTACCCTGACGAGCTGCCCTACTGCGCGGCCAAGGCCGGCATCCTCGCGCTGTCCAAGGGGCTGTCGGCCACGTACTCCGGCGAGGGCGTGCTGACCAACGCGGTGTCCCCGGCCTTCGTCGAGACCCCGATGACCGACGCGATGATGGAGAAGCGGGCGGCCGAGCGCGGCACCGACCTCGACGAGGCCGTCCGCAGCTTCCTCGCCGAGGAGCGCCCGCACATGGAGCTCGGGCGGCGCGGCCGGCCCGAGGAGGTCGCCGCCGTGATCGGGTTCCTCTGCTCCGAGCGCGCGTCGTTCGTCACCGGGTCCAACTACCGGGTCGACGCCGGCTCGGTCGCCACGATCTGA
- a CDS encoding methyl-accepting chemotaxis protein gives MTTPATTAAGRRRFADLGVQTKVLTAVGVAAAVAVGVGALGLQGLHDSAERTHAIAERDLEAVHDSLLMEVALLEMRLAVADHALSQTEEEVAASLEAVAEAEASLRSYADQYAELADASEAASLEEVLASLDAYDQVRDEVLVPLGAVDAYDEWMAARTEQAQPLAEQMEATLDELSETARTDADVAVVEADDEYRTDRAVFLALLAFGIAAAVGVGVVVARQIVHSLHRVQDVCAALERSDLTVTAGLTQRDEVGRMGTALDSAVATLRGVVGTIDESATSVAGASEELAAATQQIAAGAEETSVQAGVVSAAAEQVSRGVQTVASASEEMGLSIREIAQNAGEAARVAEEAVQAAAASTTTISRLGDSSREIGNVVKLITSIAEQTNLLALNATIEAARAGEAGKGFAVVAGEVKELAQETARATEDISRRVETIQGDTQQAVDAVEHISEVIASISAYQQTIASAVEEQTATTQEISRSTVEVATGSSEIAANIAGVAEASATTTMSVAQSQEGVSALAAMSVELSALVGTFRR, from the coding sequence ATGACGACACCCGCGACCACGGCCGCCGGCCGCCGCCGGTTCGCCGACCTCGGCGTGCAGACGAAGGTCCTCACCGCCGTCGGCGTCGCCGCCGCCGTCGCGGTCGGGGTCGGGGCGCTCGGGCTGCAGGGCCTGCACGACTCGGCCGAGCGCACCCACGCCATCGCCGAGCGCGACCTCGAGGCGGTCCACGACTCGCTCCTCATGGAGGTCGCGCTCCTGGAGATGCGCCTGGCCGTCGCGGACCACGCGCTCTCGCAGACCGAGGAGGAGGTGGCCGCCAGCCTCGAGGCCGTCGCCGAGGCCGAGGCGTCCCTGCGCAGCTACGCCGACCAGTACGCCGAGCTGGCGGACGCCTCCGAGGCCGCGTCGCTGGAGGAGGTCCTCGCCTCCCTCGACGCCTACGACCAGGTGCGGGACGAGGTGCTCGTCCCGCTCGGCGCGGTCGACGCGTACGACGAGTGGATGGCGGCGCGCACCGAGCAGGCCCAGCCGCTCGCCGAGCAGATGGAGGCCACCCTCGACGAGCTCTCCGAGACGGCCCGCACGGACGCGGACGTCGCGGTCGTGGAGGCCGACGACGAGTACCGCACCGACCGGGCGGTCTTCCTCGCGCTGCTCGCGTTCGGCATCGCCGCCGCCGTCGGCGTGGGCGTCGTCGTCGCCCGGCAGATCGTCCACAGCCTGCACCGCGTGCAGGACGTCTGCGCCGCGCTGGAGCGCAGCGACCTCACCGTCACCGCGGGCCTGACCCAGCGCGACGAGGTCGGCCGCATGGGCACGGCCCTCGACTCGGCCGTCGCCACGCTGCGCGGGGTCGTCGGCACCATCGACGAGTCCGCGACGTCCGTGGCCGGCGCCTCCGAGGAGCTCGCGGCCGCGACCCAGCAGATCGCCGCCGGTGCGGAGGAGACGTCCGTGCAGGCGGGCGTCGTGTCGGCCGCGGCCGAGCAGGTGTCCCGCGGCGTGCAGACCGTCGCCTCCGCGAGCGAGGAGATGGGCCTGTCGATCCGCGAGATCGCGCAGAACGCCGGCGAGGCCGCCCGCGTCGCCGAGGAGGCCGTGCAGGCCGCCGCCGCCAGCACCACCACCATCTCCCGGCTCGGCGACTCCAGCCGCGAGATCGGCAACGTCGTCAAGCTCATCACCTCGATCGCCGAGCAGACCAACCTGCTGGCCCTGAACGCGACCATCGAGGCCGCCCGCGCCGGCGAGGCAGGCAAGGGCTTCGCGGTCGTGGCCGGAGAGGTCAAGGAGCTCGCGCAGGAGACCGCCCGCGCCACGGAGGACATCTCGCGCCGCGTCGAGACCATCCAGGGCGACACGCAGCAGGCGGTCGACGCCGTCGAGCACATCTCCGAGGTGATCGCCTCGATCAGCGCCTACCAGCAGACCATCGCGTCGGCCGTCGAGGAGCAGACGGCCACGACCCAGGAGATCTCGCGGTCGACCGTCGAGGTGGCCACGGGGTCGAGCGAGATCGCCGCGAACATCGCCGGCGTGGCCGAGGCGTCCGCCACGACGACGATGAGCGTCGCGCAGTCGCAGGAGGGCGTCAGCGCCCTGGCCGCGATGTCCGTCGAGCTCTCGGCGCTGGTCGGCACGTTCCGCCGCTGA
- the dcd gene encoding dCTP deaminase: MLLSDRDIRAELEQGRVRLDPYEPAMLQPSSIDVRLDRFFRLFDNHKYPVIDPAQEQPDLTRLVEAEPGEPFVLHPGEFVLGATFEQVTLPDDVAARLEGKSSLGRLGLLTHSTAGFIDPGFCGHVTLELSNVATLPILLWPGMKIGQLCFFRLSSPAENPYGSAAYGSRYQGQRGPTASRSWQGFVRTEV; encoded by the coding sequence GTGCTGCTCTCCGACCGTGACATCCGCGCCGAGCTCGAGCAGGGCCGGGTGCGGCTCGACCCCTACGAGCCCGCGATGCTCCAGCCGTCGAGCATCGACGTGCGCCTCGACCGGTTCTTCCGGCTGTTCGACAACCACAAGTACCCGGTCATCGACCCCGCGCAGGAGCAGCCCGACCTCACGCGCCTCGTCGAGGCCGAGCCCGGCGAGCCGTTCGTGCTGCACCCCGGCGAGTTCGTCCTCGGCGCGACCTTCGAGCAGGTCACGCTCCCCGACGACGTCGCCGCACGGCTCGAGGGCAAGTCCTCGCTCGGGCGGCTCGGGCTGCTGACGCACTCCACCGCCGGGTTCATCGACCCCGGGTTCTGCGGCCACGTCACGCTCGAGCTGTCGAACGTCGCGACCCTGCCCATCCTGCTGTGGCCCGGCATGAAGATCGGCCAGCTCTGCTTCTTCCGGCTGTCCTCGCCCGCCGAGAACCCGTACGGCTCCGCCGCCTACGGCTCGCGGTACCAGGGGCAGCGCGGCCCCACCGCGTCGCGGTCCTGGCAGGGCTTCGTCCGGACGGAGGTCTGA
- a CDS encoding DMT family transporter, with the protein MSWLVLVLSGVLEAVWATALGRSEGFTRLAPTVVFGVALIGSMGGLAWAMRELPTGTAYAVWVGVGASLTVAWAMLTGAEPASLVKVLLILGIVGCVVGLKLAH; encoded by the coding sequence ATGTCCTGGCTCGTGCTCGTCCTGTCCGGCGTCCTCGAGGCCGTCTGGGCCACCGCCCTCGGCCGCTCGGAGGGCTTCACCCGACTCGCCCCCACGGTCGTGTTCGGCGTCGCGCTGATCGGCAGCATGGGTGGCCTCGCGTGGGCGATGCGCGAGCTGCCCACCGGCACCGCGTACGCCGTGTGGGTCGGGGTCGGTGCGTCGCTGACCGTCGCGTGGGCCATGCTCACCGGCGCCGAGCCGGCGAGCCTGGTCAAGGTGCTGCTGATCCTCGGGATCGTCGGCTGCGTGGTCGGCCTCAAGCTCGCGCACTGA
- a CDS encoding ABC transporter ATP-binding protein — protein MTSSPRCRSVDVDGQHPLRSVLRLLGMHRRRVAAAVGFFALKDTPLWLMPLITARVIDVVVAGGPLRELWLWAGVALVALAQNYPNHVAYTKLYMGAVRQIGADLRNALAARLQSLSIGFHQRVSSSIVQTKVVRDVENVELMLQQVTHPLLSSTMVVVGAVVTTATSVPQFLPVYALTIPLAVVLRHALSRRSRARNEDFRRQVERFSARVGEMATLMPITRAHGLEETARDRVAEGAEGVRTSGYELDVLNGRFASLSWVGLQLLGVACLVLAATASVSGWFPVTAGQVVLLSSNFTLITGGVTALLMLLPVAAKGLESVRSVAEVLTEPDLEENEGKAHVAAVEGRLVLDGVHVRYADADSDALDGVDLDVRPGETVAFVGPSGSGKSTLLNLALGFLRPTSGRVLLDGVDAATLDLRTYRRHVSVVPQESVLFEGSIRDNVTYGLGDVPDARVRAALEDANAAQIVDDLPDGWHTVVGERGARLSGGQRQRLAIARALVRDPRVLLLDEATSALDPESEALVRDALARLMQGRTTLVVAHRLSTIRGADRIVVLDHGRVVEVGSHDELMAADGRYARLERAQRV, from the coding sequence GTGACCTCCTCCCCCCGGTGCCGGTCCGTCGACGTCGACGGGCAGCACCCCCTGCGCTCGGTCCTGCGCCTGCTCGGCATGCACCGGCGGCGGGTGGCCGCGGCCGTCGGCTTCTTCGCGCTCAAGGACACGCCGCTGTGGCTCATGCCGCTGATCACCGCGCGGGTCATCGACGTGGTCGTCGCGGGCGGCCCGCTGCGTGAGCTGTGGCTGTGGGCGGGCGTCGCGCTCGTCGCGCTCGCGCAGAACTACCCGAACCACGTGGCCTACACCAAGCTCTACATGGGCGCCGTGCGGCAGATCGGCGCCGACCTGCGCAACGCCCTGGCGGCCCGCCTGCAGAGCCTGTCGATCGGCTTCCACCAGCGCGTCTCGTCCTCGATCGTGCAGACCAAGGTCGTGCGCGACGTCGAGAACGTCGAGCTCATGCTCCAGCAGGTCACGCACCCGCTGCTGTCGTCGACGATGGTGGTGGTCGGCGCCGTCGTCACGACCGCGACGTCCGTGCCGCAGTTCCTGCCGGTGTACGCGCTGACCATCCCGCTGGCCGTGGTGCTGCGGCACGCCCTCTCGCGCCGCTCGCGCGCCCGCAACGAGGACTTCCGCCGCCAGGTCGAGCGGTTCTCCGCGCGCGTGGGCGAGATGGCCACGCTCATGCCGATCACGCGCGCGCACGGCCTGGAGGAGACCGCGCGCGACCGCGTCGCCGAGGGCGCCGAGGGCGTGCGCACCTCGGGGTACGAGCTCGACGTGCTCAACGGCCGGTTCGCGTCGCTGTCGTGGGTCGGCCTGCAGCTGCTCGGCGTGGCGTGCCTCGTGCTCGCCGCCACCGCGTCCGTCAGCGGCTGGTTCCCCGTGACGGCGGGCCAGGTGGTGCTGCTGTCGTCGAACTTCACGCTCATCACCGGCGGCGTGACCGCGCTGCTCATGCTGCTGCCCGTCGCTGCCAAGGGCCTGGAGTCCGTGCGGTCGGTCGCCGAGGTGCTGACCGAGCCCGACCTGGAGGAGAACGAGGGCAAGGCGCACGTGGCCGCGGTCGAGGGCCGCCTCGTGCTCGACGGCGTGCACGTGCGGTACGCGGACGCGGACTCCGACGCCCTCGACGGCGTCGACCTCGACGTGCGCCCCGGCGAGACGGTCGCGTTCGTCGGCCCGTCCGGGTCGGGCAAGTCCACGCTGCTCAACCTCGCGCTCGGGTTCCTGCGCCCCACGTCCGGGCGGGTGCTGCTCGACGGCGTCGACGCCGCGACGCTCGACCTGCGCACGTACCGCCGGCACGTGTCGGTCGTGCCGCAGGAGTCGGTGCTGTTCGAGGGGTCGATCCGCGACAACGTCACCTACGGGCTGGGCGACGTGCCCGACGCGCGCGTGCGCGCCGCGCTGGAGGACGCCAACGCCGCGCAGATCGTCGACGACCTGCCCGACGGCTGGCACACCGTGGTCGGCGAGCGCGGGGCGCGCCTGTCCGGCGGCCAGCGCCAGCGCCTCGCGATCGCCCGCGCGCTGGTCCGCGACCCGCGCGTGCTGCTGCTCGACGAGGCGACCTCGGCCCTGGACCCGGAGTCCGAGGCCCTCGTCCGCGACGCCCTGGCCCGCCTCATGCAGGGCCGCACCACGCTGGTGGTCGCGCACCGCCTCTCGACGATCCGCGGCGCCGACCGCATCGTGGTGCTCGACCACGGGCGCGTCGTCGAGGTCGGCAGCCACGACGAGCTCATGGCCGCCGACGGCCGCTACGCCCGCCTGGAGCGCGCCCAGCGGGTCTGA
- a CDS encoding NUDIX domain-containing protein — translation MPWQTVSSRVVYENPWITVREDATTTPDGRPGVYGVVELRPSVFVVALTDDDEVVLVTVDRYTTGPGSLEVPAGGTDGQDPLVAAQRELAEEAGLTAREWTAVGTTEALNGIARAVEHVFVARGLEPVGDAAATAHEQGVEGITAVRAVPFGEVLAMVRDGRVRDGETVAALALAALHLGRLA, via the coding sequence GTGCCCTGGCAGACCGTCTCCTCGCGTGTCGTCTACGAGAACCCGTGGATCACCGTCCGGGAGGACGCGACCACGACGCCCGACGGCCGCCCCGGCGTGTACGGCGTGGTCGAGCTGCGGCCGTCGGTGTTCGTCGTCGCCCTGACCGACGACGACGAGGTGGTGCTGGTGACCGTGGACCGCTACACCACCGGTCCGGGGTCGCTGGAGGTGCCCGCCGGCGGCACCGACGGGCAGGACCCGCTCGTGGCGGCGCAGCGCGAGCTCGCCGAGGAGGCCGGGCTGACGGCGCGGGAGTGGACGGCCGTCGGCACGACGGAGGCGCTGAACGGCATCGCCCGCGCGGTCGAGCACGTGTTCGTCGCGCGCGGCCTGGAGCCGGTCGGCGACGCCGCCGCGACCGCGCACGAGCAGGGCGTCGAGGGGATCACCGCGGTCCGCGCCGTCCCGTTCGGCGAGGTCCTCGCGATGGTCCGCGACGGCCGGGTCCGTGACGGCGAGACGGTGGCCGCGCTCGCCCTGGCGGCCCTGCACCTGGGCCGGCTGGCCTGA
- a CDS encoding ABC transporter ATP-binding protein — MSPTGMPRGGNPMMRGFGTDRSVVHQRLQRGTLRRVLRFAHPYRPQLAVFLVLIAVGAAAGAASPWLVQRLIDDGVATGDTGLVVSTASVIALLAVVQAVLGVGERWVSARIGEGLIHDLRTAVFDHVQRMPLAFFSRTRTGALVQRLNGDVLGAQQAFTSTLSNVVSNSLTVVFVLAAMLSMSWQLTLVSLVLLPVFVLPARWFGRRIADITRESYELNADASQTMTERFNVAGAHLVKVFGDPARESAAYAEQTGRVRDIGVRMALYSTWFRIGLTTVAAVATAVVYGLGGLMAISGQLTVGVVVALAAYLGRLYGPLTAMSNVQVDVMTALVSFERVLEVLDLEPMVAEKTDAADLRAAVAAHGASVELDHADFRYPAADEVSLASLESVAALRHDPVADTLHDVTFTVPAGSMVALVGPSGAGKTTISQLVTRMYDPTGGAVRIAGQDLRDVTAASLRATVGVVSQEAHLFHDTIAGNLRLARPDATDAELADALRAAHVWDLVASLPEGLETVVGDRGYRLSGGERQRLAIARLLLKAPDVVVLDEATAHLDSESEAAVQVALDAALAGRTSLVIAHRLSTVRQADLVVVLDAGRVVEQGTHAQLLEAGGLYADLYRTQFADVAGSDAGGGRVRAG; from the coding sequence ATGAGCCCCACCGGCATGCCGCGCGGCGGCAACCCGATGATGCGCGGATTCGGCACCGACCGGTCCGTGGTCCACCAGCGCCTGCAGCGCGGCACGCTGCGCCGCGTCCTGCGCTTCGCGCACCCCTACCGCCCGCAGCTCGCGGTGTTCCTCGTCCTCATCGCCGTCGGCGCCGCCGCCGGGGCCGCGTCGCCGTGGCTGGTCCAGCGCCTGATCGACGACGGCGTCGCCACCGGTGACACCGGGCTGGTCGTGAGCACGGCCTCCGTGATCGCCCTGCTGGCGGTCGTGCAGGCCGTGCTCGGCGTCGGCGAGCGGTGGGTGTCCGCGCGGATCGGCGAGGGCCTCATCCACGACCTGCGCACCGCCGTGTTCGACCACGTGCAGCGCATGCCGCTCGCGTTCTTCTCCCGCACCCGCACCGGCGCGCTCGTGCAACGGCTCAACGGCGACGTGCTCGGCGCGCAGCAGGCGTTCACGTCCACGCTGTCCAACGTCGTGAGCAACTCCCTGACGGTCGTGTTCGTGCTGGCCGCCATGCTGTCGATGTCGTGGCAGCTCACGCTCGTCTCGCTGGTGCTGCTGCCGGTGTTCGTGCTGCCCGCGCGCTGGTTCGGGCGCCGCATCGCCGACATCACGCGCGAGAGCTACGAGCTCAACGCCGACGCGTCGCAGACCATGACCGAGCGGTTCAACGTCGCCGGCGCGCACCTGGTCAAGGTGTTCGGCGACCCCGCGCGCGAGTCCGCGGCCTATGCCGAGCAGACCGGGCGCGTGCGGGACATCGGCGTGCGGATGGCCCTGTACTCCACGTGGTTCCGCATCGGTCTGACCACGGTCGCCGCCGTCGCCACCGCCGTCGTCTACGGGCTCGGCGGGCTCATGGCGATCAGCGGCCAGCTCACCGTCGGCGTCGTCGTGGCCCTCGCGGCCTACCTCGGGCGGCTCTACGGTCCCCTGACCGCGATGTCGAACGTGCAGGTCGACGTGATGACGGCGCTGGTCTCGTTCGAGCGCGTGCTCGAGGTGCTCGACCTGGAGCCGATGGTCGCCGAGAAGACCGACGCCGCGGACCTGCGCGCCGCCGTCGCGGCGCACGGGGCGTCCGTCGAGCTCGACCACGCGGACTTCCGCTACCCGGCGGCCGACGAGGTGTCGCTCGCGTCGCTGGAGTCCGTCGCCGCGCTGCGCCACGACCCGGTCGCCGACACGCTCCACGACGTGACGTTCACCGTCCCGGCCGGGTCGATGGTCGCCCTCGTCGGCCCCTCGGGCGCCGGCAAGACGACGATCTCCCAGCTCGTGACGCGCATGTACGACCCCACGGGCGGCGCGGTGCGCATCGCCGGGCAGGACCTGCGCGACGTGACCGCGGCGTCGCTGCGAGCCACCGTCGGCGTCGTCAGCCAGGAGGCGCACCTCTTCCACGACACCATCGCGGGCAACCTGCGCCTCGCCCGGCCCGACGCGACCGACGCCGAGCTGGCGGACGCGCTGCGCGCCGCGCACGTGTGGGACCTGGTCGCGTCGCTGCCCGAGGGCCTGGAGACGGTCGTGGGCGACCGCGGCTACCGCCTGTCCGGCGGCGAGCGCCAGCGGCTGGCGATCGCGCGGCTGCTGCTCAAGGCGCCCGACGTCGTCGTGCTCGACGAGGCCACCGCGCACCTGGACTCCGAGTCCGAGGCCGCCGTGCAGGTCGCGCTCGACGCCGCGCTGGCCGGACGGACGTCGCTGGTCATCGCGCACCGTCTGTCGACCGTGCGGCAGGCGGACCTCGTCGTCGTCCTGGACGCCGGTCGCGTCGTCGAGCAGGGCACGCACGCGCAGCTGCTGGAGGCCGGCGGGCTGTACGCCGACCTGTACCGCACCCAGTTCGCGGACGTGGCGGGCTCCGACGCGGGTGGAGGTCGCGTCCGAGCGGGGTGA